One genomic segment of Chelonia mydas isolate rCheMyd1 chromosome 1, rCheMyd1.pri.v2, whole genome shotgun sequence includes these proteins:
- the CRYZL1 gene encoding quinone oxidoreductase-like protein 1 isoform X1 has translation MLFQVTMKALYCQQNSSGEEIIFVFQERENLPVARDNDVKIQVKACALSWTDVKLLSEMKMKKEFLPVGREIAGVVLEVGSKVSFFQPDDEVVGILPLDSEESGLCEVAVIHEHYLVHKPEKVPWVEAAGTIRDGLRAYTALHYLSHVSPGKTVLVMDGASPFGTIAVQLAQHRGAKVISTAYSLEDEQYLERLRPPVGMRQPLIARVIDVSNGKTDVAESCLEETGGLGVDIVLDAGVRLYSKEDESTLKQQLLPHKHDIITLLSAGGHWVTTEKNLQLDPPDSHCLFLKGATVSFLNDEVWNLSNVQQGKYLCILEDVMEKLSNSIFRPQLDDPVPLYEAKVSMEIVQKNQARKRQVIQF, from the exons GAAAATCTTCCTGTTGCAAGAGACAATGATGTGAAAATACAGGTTAAAGCCTGTGCTCTGAGCTGGACAGATGTAAAG CTTTTATCAGAAATGAAGATGAAGAAAGAATTTCTACCTGTTGGGAGGGAAATTGCTGGAGTGGTGTTGGAGG TTGGAAGCAAAGTGTCCTTCTTTCAGCCAGATGATGAAGTAGTGG gAATCTTGCCCCTGGATTCAGAAGAGTCTGGTCTCTGTGAAGTTGCTGTAATTCATGAGCATTATTTGG TTCATAAACCAGAAAAAGTCCCTTGGGTTGAAGCGGCAGGGACCATTCGTGATGGCCTACGAGCATACACAGCTCTACATTATCTTTCCCATGTTTCTCCTGGAAAAACTGTACTAGTAATGGATGGAGCAAGT CCATTTGGTACAATAGCTGTTCAGTTAGCACAGCACAGAGGAGCCAAAGTAATTTCTACAGCGTATAGTCTTGAAGACGAGCAGTACTTGGAGAGGCTTAGACCTCCTGTGG GCATGAGGCAACCTTTAATTG CTCGAGTCATTGATGTCTCAAATGGTAAGACTGATGTGGCAGAAAGCTGTTTGGAGGAAACAGGCGGGCTGGGAGTGGATATTGTCCTAGATGCTGGAG tgagattATACAGTAAAGAAGATGAGTCAACATTAAAACAGCAACTGCTGCCACACAAACATGATATCATTACACTTCTTAGTGCTGGAGGACACTGGGTAACCACAGAGAAAAACCTCCAG CTGGACCCTCCAGATAGCCACTGCTTGTTCCTTAAGGGAGCCACAGTCTCTTTTCTGAATGATGAAGTATGGAATTTGTCAAATGTGCAACAAGGGAAGTATCTTT GTATCTTAGAAGATGTAATGGAAAAGTTATCAAATAGTATTTTCAG GCCTCAGTTGGATGACCCAGTCCCATTGTATGAAGCCAAGGTTTCTATGGAAATAGTTCAGAAGAATCAAGCAAGAAAAAGACAAGTCATCCAATTCTGA
- the CRYZL1 gene encoding quinone oxidoreductase-like protein 1 isoform X3 — MLFQVTMKALYCQQNSSGEEIIFVFQERENLPVARDNDVKIQVKACALSWTDVKLLSEMKMKKEFLPVGREIAGVVLEVGSKVSFFQPDDEVVGILPLDSEESGLCEVAVIHEHYLVHKPEKVPWVEAAGTIRDGLRAYTALHYLSHVSPGKTVLVMDGASPFGTIAVQLAQHRGAKVISTAYSLEDEQYLERLRPPVARVIDVSNGKTDVAESCLEETGGLGVDIVLDAGVRLYSKEDESTLKQQLLPHKHDIITLLSAGGHWVTTEKNLQLDPPDSHCLFLKGATVSFLNDEVWNLSNVQQGKYLCILEDVMEKLSNSIFRPQLDDPVPLYEAKVSMEIVQKNQARKRQVIQF, encoded by the exons GAAAATCTTCCTGTTGCAAGAGACAATGATGTGAAAATACAGGTTAAAGCCTGTGCTCTGAGCTGGACAGATGTAAAG CTTTTATCAGAAATGAAGATGAAGAAAGAATTTCTACCTGTTGGGAGGGAAATTGCTGGAGTGGTGTTGGAGG TTGGAAGCAAAGTGTCCTTCTTTCAGCCAGATGATGAAGTAGTGG gAATCTTGCCCCTGGATTCAGAAGAGTCTGGTCTCTGTGAAGTTGCTGTAATTCATGAGCATTATTTGG TTCATAAACCAGAAAAAGTCCCTTGGGTTGAAGCGGCAGGGACCATTCGTGATGGCCTACGAGCATACACAGCTCTACATTATCTTTCCCATGTTTCTCCTGGAAAAACTGTACTAGTAATGGATGGAGCAAGT CCATTTGGTACAATAGCTGTTCAGTTAGCACAGCACAGAGGAGCCAAAGTAATTTCTACAGCGTATAGTCTTGAAGACGAGCAGTACTTGGAGAGGCTTAGACCTCCTGTGG CTCGAGTCATTGATGTCTCAAATGGTAAGACTGATGTGGCAGAAAGCTGTTTGGAGGAAACAGGCGGGCTGGGAGTGGATATTGTCCTAGATGCTGGAG tgagattATACAGTAAAGAAGATGAGTCAACATTAAAACAGCAACTGCTGCCACACAAACATGATATCATTACACTTCTTAGTGCTGGAGGACACTGGGTAACCACAGAGAAAAACCTCCAG CTGGACCCTCCAGATAGCCACTGCTTGTTCCTTAAGGGAGCCACAGTCTCTTTTCTGAATGATGAAGTATGGAATTTGTCAAATGTGCAACAAGGGAAGTATCTTT GTATCTTAGAAGATGTAATGGAAAAGTTATCAAATAGTATTTTCAG GCCTCAGTTGGATGACCCAGTCCCATTGTATGAAGCCAAGGTTTCTATGGAAATAGTTCAGAAGAATCAAGCAAGAAAAAGACAAGTCATCCAATTCTGA
- the CRYZL1 gene encoding quinone oxidoreductase-like protein 1 isoform X2: MKALYCQQNSSGEEIIFVFQERENLPVARDNDVKIQVKACALSWTDVKLLSEMKMKKEFLPVGREIAGVVLEVGSKVSFFQPDDEVVGILPLDSEESGLCEVAVIHEHYLVHKPEKVPWVEAAGTIRDGLRAYTALHYLSHVSPGKTVLVMDGASPFGTIAVQLAQHRGAKVISTAYSLEDEQYLERLRPPVGMRQPLIARVIDVSNGKTDVAESCLEETGGLGVDIVLDAGVRLYSKEDESTLKQQLLPHKHDIITLLSAGGHWVTTEKNLQLDPPDSHCLFLKGATVSFLNDEVWNLSNVQQGKYLCILEDVMEKLSNSIFRPQLDDPVPLYEAKVSMEIVQKNQARKRQVIQF; encoded by the exons GAAAATCTTCCTGTTGCAAGAGACAATGATGTGAAAATACAGGTTAAAGCCTGTGCTCTGAGCTGGACAGATGTAAAG CTTTTATCAGAAATGAAGATGAAGAAAGAATTTCTACCTGTTGGGAGGGAAATTGCTGGAGTGGTGTTGGAGG TTGGAAGCAAAGTGTCCTTCTTTCAGCCAGATGATGAAGTAGTGG gAATCTTGCCCCTGGATTCAGAAGAGTCTGGTCTCTGTGAAGTTGCTGTAATTCATGAGCATTATTTGG TTCATAAACCAGAAAAAGTCCCTTGGGTTGAAGCGGCAGGGACCATTCGTGATGGCCTACGAGCATACACAGCTCTACATTATCTTTCCCATGTTTCTCCTGGAAAAACTGTACTAGTAATGGATGGAGCAAGT CCATTTGGTACAATAGCTGTTCAGTTAGCACAGCACAGAGGAGCCAAAGTAATTTCTACAGCGTATAGTCTTGAAGACGAGCAGTACTTGGAGAGGCTTAGACCTCCTGTGG GCATGAGGCAACCTTTAATTG CTCGAGTCATTGATGTCTCAAATGGTAAGACTGATGTGGCAGAAAGCTGTTTGGAGGAAACAGGCGGGCTGGGAGTGGATATTGTCCTAGATGCTGGAG tgagattATACAGTAAAGAAGATGAGTCAACATTAAAACAGCAACTGCTGCCACACAAACATGATATCATTACACTTCTTAGTGCTGGAGGACACTGGGTAACCACAGAGAAAAACCTCCAG CTGGACCCTCCAGATAGCCACTGCTTGTTCCTTAAGGGAGCCACAGTCTCTTTTCTGAATGATGAAGTATGGAATTTGTCAAATGTGCAACAAGGGAAGTATCTTT GTATCTTAGAAGATGTAATGGAAAAGTTATCAAATAGTATTTTCAG GCCTCAGTTGGATGACCCAGTCCCATTGTATGAAGCCAAGGTTTCTATGGAAATAGTTCAGAAGAATCAAGCAAGAAAAAGACAAGTCATCCAATTCTGA